The proteins below are encoded in one region of Deltaproteobacteria bacterium:
- a CDS encoding VOC family protein, with protein MAKIKHIAIATQDQDATAKFYIDSFGLTQVAKINIPAVSGYFLTDGDINLAILHFKNDEVAGVERGKEWTGIHHIGFQVESLEEIATKIAAAGGSPREDINHALNLIAGPAGHGNAEVRYSGPDGVTFDVSHTGWAGTSKPGRKENQQ; from the coding sequence ATGGCAAAGATCAAACATATTGCGATCGCGACCCAAGACCAAGACGCGACGGCAAAGTTTTACATCGATAGCTTTGGCTTAACTCAGGTTGCCAAGATCAACATCCCGGCGGTATCCGGCTATTTCTTAACCGATGGTGACATTAACCTTGCCATTCTCCATTTCAAGAACGACGAGGTGGCTGGTGTCGAACGCGGGAAAGAGTGGACGGGTATTCATCACATTGGCTTTCAGGTTGAGAGTCTAGAAGAGATCGCCACCAAAATAGCCGCAGCGGGCGGCAGCCCACGCGAGGACATCAACCACGCGCTGAACCTCATTGCCGGGCCCGCGGGCCACGGCAACGCCGAAGTCCGCTACAGTGGACCAGATGGTGTGACATTTGATGTCTCACACACCGGTTGGGCGGGGACCAGCAAGCCCGGTCGTAAGGAAAACCAGCAGTGA
- a CDS encoding MFS transporter, translated as MNPLFVLAVAIFCTMLGNGVVMPFVPLYAQQFGAASIGAGVLFSAHSAPRTFLLPLIGPASDRMGRRAFLLVGVLFYAISSVAFLLANSMLLLLLVMAVQGVATAMVQPVTMAYVGDLTPKGKEGAYSGYINTAFLGGVAGGPILGGVIKDLWNMEASFIALGVLSVLAFVVMFFWLPDPPKNRTTGNTISPPLREVFSCRPVLGVSFYRLGYAFASTITWVFVPLLAAHMLPLKTSQIGALISLNVLVSTVLQAPFGRLADRMSKANLIAVGGIISAIAFSAFPLATSFWHLLVLSVFTGAATGVAFPAHTALAMENARGLGMGTVMSFLLTVHSFGMTVCPLLFGFIADHFGIASTFYGGGLLCALTTVLCYMYTRSATPELSASATTHKEAPVAD; from the coding sequence ATGAATCCATTATTCGTACTCGCCGTGGCCATCTTCTGCACCATGCTTGGCAACGGCGTCGTCATGCCCTTCGTACCGCTCTATGCGCAGCAGTTTGGTGCCGCCAGTATCGGCGCAGGAGTGCTGTTTAGTGCTCATTCTGCGCCACGCACGTTCCTGCTACCTTTGATTGGTCCGGCATCGGACCGCATGGGCCGTCGTGCGTTTTTACTGGTCGGCGTGCTTTTCTACGCTATCTCCTCAGTCGCGTTTCTGCTTGCGAACAGTATGTTGCTCCTCCTTCTTGTCATGGCCGTGCAGGGTGTAGCGACAGCGATGGTACAACCAGTGACCATGGCGTACGTCGGTGACCTCACGCCGAAGGGGAAGGAGGGCGCATACTCTGGATACATCAATACGGCCTTTCTTGGCGGGGTTGCGGGCGGACCGATCCTTGGTGGCGTGATTAAGGATCTGTGGAACATGGAGGCAAGCTTCATCGCGCTCGGCGTTTTGAGCGTACTGGCTTTCGTGGTGATGTTCTTCTGGTTACCCGACCCACCAAAAAACAGAACGACAGGGAACACGATATCGCCGCCGTTGCGTGAAGTGTTCTCGTGTCGACCCGTGCTCGGCGTCTCCTTCTATCGCCTGGGTTATGCATTCGCCAGCACCATCACCTGGGTCTTTGTGCCGTTGCTGGCGGCCCACATGCTCCCGCTGAAGACGTCGCAGATCGGTGCGCTTATTTCTCTAAACGTGCTCGTCAGTACTGTCCTGCAAGCTCCCTTTGGTCGGCTCGCCGACCGCATGAGTAAAGCCAACCTGATTGCCGTTGGCGGCATCATCAGCGCCATCGCCTTTAGTGCGTTTCCGTTGGCGACCAGCTTCTGGCATCTGTTGGTCCTGAGCGTGTTCACGGGCGCAGCGACAGGCGTTGCGTTTCCGGCACACACGGCACTGGCGATGGAGAATGCTCGTGGTCTCGGTATGGGCACGGTAATGAGTTTCCTCCTCACCGTGCACAGTTTTGGCATGACGGTGTGTCCTTTGTTGTTCGGCTTCATTGCGGACCATTTCGGCATTGCCAGTACTTTCTACGGCGGTGGGTTACTGTGCGCGCTGACGACCGTGCTGTGCTACATGTACACCCGTTCCGCAACCCCTGAGTTATCTGCAAGTGCCACGACTCACAAGGAAGCACCGGTTGCGGACTAA